In the genome of Mucilaginibacter defluvii, one region contains:
- a CDS encoding DedA family protein, translated as MEVIKSIIDFILHIDKHLAQITHDYQGWTYLILFLIIFAETGFVVTPFLPGDSLLFAAGALIAGEQTGLNIYILALLLIVAAFVGNTVNYMLGNYLGPKVFKENNKILKLDYYLQTKAFFDKHGGKAVIFSRFLPIIRTIAPFVAGVGSMPFGRYSLYNITGGFAWVVSFLFLGFFFGNIPVVKENFTLVVFAIILFSIIPPIWAAIKSRSSKKSV; from the coding sequence GTGGAAGTAATAAAAAGCATAATTGATTTTATACTGCATATTGATAAGCACCTTGCCCAAATAACGCATGATTACCAGGGCTGGACTTACCTGATACTCTTCCTGATCATTTTTGCCGAAACCGGTTTTGTTGTAACACCATTTTTGCCCGGCGACTCTTTACTGTTTGCAGCAGGCGCCTTAATAGCCGGCGAACAAACGGGTTTAAATATTTATATTTTAGCCTTACTGCTCATTGTTGCCGCGTTTGTGGGTAACACGGTAAATTATATGCTGGGTAATTATTTAGGCCCCAAGGTATTTAAGGAAAATAATAAGATTCTTAAGCTCGATTACTACCTGCAAACCAAAGCCTTTTTTGATAAGCACGGCGGTAAGGCGGTTATTTTCAGCAGGTTTTTGCCTATTATACGCACTATTGCACCCTTTGTGGCGGGCGTTGGCAGCATGCCTTTTGGCCGTTACAGTTTGTATAACATCACCGGTGGTTTTGCCTGGGTAGTCAGCTTTTTATTCCTCGGTTTCTTTTTTGGTAATATACCTGTGGTGAAAGAGAATTTTACGTTGGTAGTATTCGCTATCATACTGTTCTCAATCATCCCGCCAATTTGGGCGGCCATTAAAAGCAGGTCGAGCAAAAAGAGTGTCTAA